From the Euphorbia lathyris chromosome 6, ddEupLath1.1, whole genome shotgun sequence genome, one window contains:
- the LOC136231824 gene encoding arabinogalactan protein 13, with product MEAMKKMNLFAVLVVMIMAFSAIQSASAAEAPAPSPTSDATAFVPTFIASIVALAFGFGF from the coding sequence ATGGAGgcaatgaagaagatgaatctCTTTGCTGTTTTGGTTGTTATGATTATGGCTTTCTCTGCCATTCAATCGGCATCAGCAGCTGAAGCGCCCGCACCAAGCCCTACATCAGATGCTACTGCATTTGTTCCTACATTCATCGCATCGATCGTCGCTCTTGCTTTTGGATTCGGCTTCTGA